One Methanocalculus natronophilus DNA window includes the following coding sequences:
- a CDS encoding ArsR/SmtB family transcription factor yields the protein MAGAPDDELSGKALLGKNCAIPPDVEASLAASGGLQGLQGLLAHLPEDAEALAAASLFRALADPFRLKILALLAVQPLCVCVIRLILGISDSRLSYHLSILKKAGFIAGDQSGTWIIYRLTEEGERVKGLVAWGEE from the coding sequence ATGGCTGGTGCACCGGACGATGAACTCAGTGGAAAGGCTCTGCTTGGAAAGAACTGTGCTATCCCGCCGGATGTCGAAGCATCCCTTGCTGCCTCAGGGGGGCTTCAGGGGCTTCAGGGGCTTCTTGCGCACCTGCCGGAAGATGCGGAAGCTCTGGCTGCCGCATCTCTCTTCCGTGCACTGGCCGATCCATTCAGGCTGAAGATTCTCGCCCTGCTTGCTGTCCAGCCCCTCTGTGTCTGCGTGATCCGCTTAATCCTTGGTATCTCTGATTCCCGCCTCTCGTACCATCTCTCAATATTGAAGAAGGCAGGCTTCATTGCAGGAGATCAATCCGGCACCTGGATCATCTACCGGCTGACTGAAGAGGGAGAGCGGGTGAAGGGGCTGGTGGCGTGGGGAGAAGAATAG
- a CDS encoding RNA-guided pseudouridylation complex pseudouridine synthase subunit Cbf5 has protein sequence MKTGNHASGIPHGIIVIDKPPGPTSHEVAAWVRDILGVRTGQAGTLDPAVSGILIVMLGKAAKIAEHLLAHEKEYICLLKLHGNAPEDEIRRVVSSFCGRIYQRPPRRSAVKRALRIRTIHEIQILDIKERLVLFRVRCEAGTYIRTLCVHIGLALGVRGQMIELRRTESGGFTTALAHTLHELADAKAAADDGDPEALEKMILPVERAVADLPSITLRDTAVDAVCRGAQLAGVGIVSCGTFQKGDTVTFLTVSGECIGLGTARVSSEKCVPGRHGLVARPKAILMEPGTYPRGWREKSRIK, from the coding sequence ATGAAGACCGGAAACCACGCCTCAGGGATTCCCCATGGGATCATCGTCATCGACAAGCCGCCTGGACCCACCAGCCACGAGGTTGCCGCATGGGTCCGTGATATCCTCGGCGTCAGAACCGGGCAGGCAGGCACCCTCGATCCCGCCGTCTCCGGTATCCTGATCGTGATGCTTGGAAAAGCCGCAAAAATTGCAGAACACCTCCTTGCCCATGAAAAAGAGTATATCTGCCTGCTGAAACTGCATGGCAATGCACCGGAAGATGAGATCAGGCGTGTTGTCAGCAGCTTCTGCGGCAGGATCTACCAGCGCCCCCCGCGCCGGAGTGCGGTGAAACGGGCGCTCCGGATACGGACCATCCACGAGATTCAGATCCTTGATATCAAGGAGAGACTTGTCCTCTTCAGGGTCAGGTGTGAAGCAGGAACCTACATCCGTACACTCTGTGTCCATATCGGGCTTGCACTCGGGGTGCGCGGGCAGATGATCGAACTCCGGCGGACAGAGTCAGGCGGGTTCACCACTGCTCTCGCTCACACGCTTCATGAGCTTGCGGACGCAAAAGCAGCAGCAGATGATGGGGATCCAGAAGCCCTTGAGAAGATGATCCTCCCGGTTGAACGGGCAGTTGCCGATCTCCCGTCAATTACCCTTCGCGACACCGCAGTCGATGCAGTCTGCAGGGGTGCTCAGCTTGCAGGCGTTGGGATCGTCTCCTGCGGAACTTTTCAAAAAGGCGATACCGTCACATTCCTGACTGTATCCGGGGAATGTATCGGGCTTGGGACTGCCCGCGTCAGTTCGGAGAAATGTGTTCCGGGAAGACACGGCCTTGTCGCCAGGCCAAAAGCAATCCTGATGGAACCGGGAACGTACCCCCGTGGATGGAGAGAGAAGAGCAGGATTAAGTAA
- a CDS encoding uroporphyrinogen-III synthase encodes MIIAVTRLPEKAGKDRATCAEYGHTCRIVSPMAAEIYDNQVQAFVLEANTEAFDCIFFTSALPAERIAPLLKTDARIIAIGPQTARILKEGGLAPEMLPTFYSRDFAPYLGDWLNGRTVGIPRADVPNPALIKAIEDAGGIALEFRCYGLVPTNIPLDLADADAILFTSANSFAMAIWDPKPSIMPIAIGDITADAMRNGGVEPVVVGDGSLAGTLAALNQYLDTTQP; translated from the coding sequence ATGATCATCGCGGTAACCAGGCTTCCGGAAAAAGCAGGCAAGGATCGGGCAACCTGTGCAGAATATGGCCATACCTGCCGGATCGTCTCGCCCATGGCAGCAGAGATCTATGACAACCAGGTACAGGCTTTTGTGCTTGAGGCAAACACCGAAGCCTTTGACTGCATCTTCTTCACAAGCGCACTTCCTGCAGAACGGATAGCCCCGCTCCTCAAAACAGACGCCCGGATCATCGCAATCGGGCCGCAGACTGCCCGTATACTCAAAGAAGGAGGATTGGCTCCGGAGATGCTTCCAACCTTCTACTCCCGCGACTTTGCGCCCTACCTCGGCGACTGGCTGAATGGCAGGACAGTTGGCATCCCCCGTGCAGATGTCCCAAACCCGGCGCTGATAAAGGCAATCGAAGATGCCGGAGGAATTGCGCTTGAGTTCCGGTGCTATGGTCTTGTGCCAACAAACATACCCCTTGATCTTGCTGATGCCGATGCAATACTCTTCACAAGCGCAAATTCATTTGCAATGGCAATCTGGGATCCAAAACCCTCCATCATGCCAATTGCAATAGGCGACATTACCGCAGATGCGATGCGCAACGGTGGCGTTGAGCCCGTTGTTGTTGGGGACGGATCGCTTGCCGGAACACTGGCAGCACTGAACCAGTACCTGGATACCACACAGCCATGA
- a CDS encoding tripartite tricarboxylate transporter permease produces MSSHADLFTRMIGGILIGTAIGVVLGTISGCTPGIHSNTMAGILLGVHPALLVLFGPAVFAASVTATLVTHTFLDAVPSTFLGVPDPDTAIAVLPAHALCMKGLGEEAVRIAALGSAAGAGFGLILFPLFFLLLAPLQPYLDWWIGILLITVAGILIVRSAAPEWAAAVFIASGILGLFSMGYSYLSWQVLPGGSPLLLPLLTGLFGLPVLLKGAEGTVPEQRYSGIRMEKKEIAGAAAAGTVAGAIVGWMPGFSNATANAVLASFISYTRQERGYILATSAANTANAFLGIAALYALSRVRNGAMAAIATDELPPLFGIMAAACLAAVVAYPLTVLSSKGSQVLARLNIRRLNLTVIVFLLLLTAFVTGPFGLLILGLATAIGSVPPLVSVQRVFCMGAIMVPIICWSILGVPIF; encoded by the coding sequence TTGTCTTCTCATGCTGATCTCTTCACCCGCATGATCGGAGGCATCCTGATAGGAACGGCAATCGGGGTGGTGCTTGGCACCATCAGCGGATGCACACCCGGCATCCATTCAAACACGATGGCCGGTATCCTCCTTGGGGTGCATCCCGCACTTCTTGTTCTCTTCGGGCCGGCAGTCTTTGCCGCATCGGTTACCGCAACTCTTGTGACCCATACGTTCCTTGATGCCGTCCCCTCCACGTTTCTTGGTGTGCCTGATCCCGATACTGCAATCGCTGTTCTACCTGCCCACGCACTCTGCATGAAGGGCCTTGGTGAAGAGGCGGTCAGGATAGCTGCTCTTGGATCTGCGGCAGGTGCGGGATTTGGCCTGATCCTCTTTCCGCTCTTCTTTCTCCTGCTTGCGCCGCTTCAGCCGTACCTGGACTGGTGGATCGGGATTCTGCTCATTACTGTTGCCGGAATACTTATTGTCCGGTCTGCTGCTCCCGAATGGGCAGCTGCTGTCTTCATTGCCTCAGGTATTCTTGGCTTGTTCTCGATGGGATACTCCTACCTCTCCTGGCAGGTGCTCCCGGGCGGCAGTCCGCTGCTACTTCCACTCCTCACCGGGCTCTTTGGCCTCCCGGTCCTGTTGAAAGGAGCAGAAGGTACAGTACCTGAGCAGCGGTATAGCGGGATCCGGATGGAGAAAAAGGAGATTGCAGGTGCTGCGGCAGCCGGAACCGTTGCAGGGGCGATTGTCGGTTGGATGCCGGGGTTCTCAAATGCAACGGCAAATGCAGTCCTTGCTTCATTCATCTCGTATACCCGGCAGGAACGCGGCTATATTCTTGCGACAAGTGCGGCCAACACGGCAAATGCGTTCCTTGGGATCGCCGCCCTCTATGCCCTCTCCCGCGTCCGGAACGGCGCGATGGCGGCGATAGCAACCGATGAACTCCCGCCGCTCTTTGGGATCATGGCTGCTGCGTGCCTTGCGGCAGTTGTTGCATACCCGCTCACCGTGCTTTCATCGAAAGGCTCACAGGTGCTGGCACGGCTCAATATCAGGCGGCTGAACCTGACGGTTATCGTCTTCCTTCTTCTCCTGACTGCTTTTGTCACCGGGCCGTTTGGCCTGCTGATTCTTGGTCTGGCAACCGCGATCGGATCTGTCCCGCCGCTTGTCTCTGTCCAGCGGGTCTTCTGCATGGGAGCGATAATGGTTCCGATTATCTGCTGGTCGATCCTGGGTGTGCCGATCTTCTAG
- a CDS encoding calcium/sodium antiporter produces the protein MFLEAALFITGLALLVKGADFFVGGGSGLASRFGVTPSLIGFTVVAFGTSLPEFVVSANASLTGNPGIATGNILGSNIANIALVLAVCGILKPSILNPHGSANRGIRIQALLMLAATALFLLVAWQGTLSAPAGVILLIAFVIILRILWKNCRDDGDGRREPKGALDILMTAGGLAAVIIGSQLVVTSAVGIADSLGVSAFLIGLTIVAIGTSLPELATSVAAIKSGESGISVGNLLGSNIFNLLFVLGIIALITELPIQEQADLLVMAAFTLAVIPIILAGERLTRFVSFAVLIGYCTYIAHLAGLL, from the coding sequence ATGTTTCTTGAGGCGGCTCTCTTCATAACCGGCCTTGCGCTTCTCGTCAAGGGTGCGGACTTCTTCGTCGGCGGAGGGAGCGGGCTTGCCTCGCGGTTTGGGGTCACCCCCTCACTCATCGGGTTTACGGTTGTGGCATTTGGGACATCGCTGCCGGAGTTTGTGGTCAGCGCAAACGCAAGCCTCACCGGAAACCCCGGTATCGCAACAGGAAACATCCTCGGGAGCAACATCGCCAATATCGCGCTTGTGCTTGCAGTCTGCGGGATACTCAAACCATCAATCCTCAATCCACACGGATCAGCCAACAGGGGTATCCGCATACAGGCCCTCCTGATGCTTGCGGCAACTGCCCTCTTCCTGCTGGTGGCATGGCAGGGAACGCTCTCTGCGCCTGCGGGAGTCATCCTTCTCATTGCGTTTGTGATCATACTCAGGATTCTCTGGAAGAACTGCAGGGACGACGGGGACGGGAGACGGGAGCCAAAAGGTGCGCTTGACATTCTCATGACCGCAGGCGGACTTGCCGCCGTCATAATCGGATCCCAGCTCGTCGTCACCTCGGCAGTTGGCATCGCAGACAGCCTTGGTGTTTCAGCCTTTCTCATCGGGCTGACGATCGTTGCAATCGGAACATCACTGCCCGAGCTTGCCACCTCTGTTGCTGCAATCAAAAGCGGGGAGAGCGGGATCTCAGTCGGCAACCTGCTTGGAAGCAACATCTTCAACCTCCTCTTTGTCCTTGGGATCATCGCCCTCATAACAGAGCTCCCGATACAGGAACAGGCTGACCTCCTGGTAATGGCAGCCTTCACACTTGCAGTCATCCCGATCATCCTTGCAGGAGAGCGGCTCACCCGGTTCGTCTCGTTTGCGGTGCTGATCGGATACTGCACCTATATCGCCCACCTTGCAGGACTCCTCTGA
- a CDS encoding RNA-processing protein — translation MEYWCGSVDSEGVFRPREGTPHELLLAVQSTETDMQAFSPLTEDLIMQSGVFPDRKEYIRRLREVMFHHAALVLADAVSGRDAELLQMVRTLDQMDEAINLLSERVIEWYLVTNPSFSQKGRKGSIKRVLPRIRRTRSRPLRGMADQLEGLAAARTALAADVSRLAGRVIPNTSELVGGLVAARIMARAGGLRKLASMPGSSVQVIGAEAALFSHIRIGSPSPKHGIIFQHRRVHNAQKGVRGRVARLLAAKIAIAARIDFFRGEPDEAFLRDANGRIDLAAGGSHDQN, via the coding sequence ATGGAGTACTGGTGTGGGAGTGTCGATAGTGAGGGGGTCTTCCGGCCCCGGGAAGGAACACCTCATGAACTGCTGTTGGCAGTGCAATCGACAGAAACCGATATGCAGGCGTTTTCACCCCTGACAGAGGACCTGATTATGCAGTCGGGGGTATTCCCTGACAGAAAGGAGTATATCAGGAGGCTGAGGGAGGTGATGTTTCACCATGCCGCCCTGGTTCTTGCGGATGCGGTGTCTGGCAGGGATGCAGAACTTCTCCAGATGGTCAGGACGCTTGACCAGATGGATGAGGCGATCAATCTCCTCTCTGAGCGGGTTATCGAATGGTACCTGGTGACAAATCCTTCGTTCTCCCAGAAAGGAAGAAAAGGTTCGATCAAACGTGTACTCCCAAGGATTCGGCGGACCAGATCCCGGCCACTCAGGGGTATGGCAGATCAGCTTGAAGGGCTCGCCGCTGCCCGGACTGCACTTGCAGCTGATGTCTCGCGGCTGGCTGGGCGGGTGATCCCAAACACGAGTGAGCTTGTCGGAGGGCTGGTCGCTGCCCGGATCATGGCGCGTGCCGGGGGCTTGCGGAAACTGGCTTCGATGCCGGGGAGTTCGGTGCAGGTGATCGGGGCAGAAGCAGCACTCTTCTCCCATATCAGAATCGGGTCCCCGTCTCCCAAGCATGGGATCATCTTCCAGCACCGCCGGGTACATAATGCTCAAAAAGGAGTACGGGGCCGGGTGGCACGGCTGCTTGCGGCAAAGATTGCAATTGCGGCCCGGATTGATTTTTTCAGGGGTGAGCCGGACGAGGCGTTTCTGAGGGATGCAAACGGCAGAATCGATCTGGCAGCCGGAGGTAGCCATGATCAGAATTGA
- a CDS encoding fibrillarin-like rRNA/tRNA 2'-O-methyltransferase produces MIRIDGQLVSPGAGGVYNERMVKGYRVWDPFRSKLAALCMLDETIDLTPSMRVLYLGAANGTTVSHVADYVEVVYAVEFAPRPLRDLLVVAEKRENIVPIAGDATRPDRYAPFLEEVDLLYQDVAQPDQAGILIKHLPFLKRATSGPDEVSGPEQVSGGAGGPTAILMLKTRSVDIRMTPEEVFSGTVERLREAGLLIHKTCWLEPYHHDHAAIVCGIGDR; encoded by the coding sequence ATGATCAGAATTGACGGGCAGCTCGTCTCGCCGGGTGCTGGTGGTGTGTATAATGAGCGGATGGTGAAAGGCTACCGGGTCTGGGACCCGTTCCGGTCGAAACTGGCGGCTCTCTGCATGCTGGATGAGACAATTGACCTGACGCCTTCCATGCGGGTGCTCTATCTTGGTGCTGCAAACGGAACAACGGTATCGCATGTTGCTGATTATGTGGAGGTGGTGTATGCAGTTGAGTTTGCTCCAAGGCCCCTGCGTGATCTGCTTGTGGTTGCCGAAAAGCGGGAAAATATCGTCCCTATTGCAGGTGATGCGACCCGTCCTGACCGGTATGCGCCGTTCCTGGAGGAGGTTGATCTCCTGTACCAGGATGTTGCCCAGCCCGATCAGGCAGGGATTCTGATAAAGCATTTGCCGTTTCTGAAGCGGGCCACGTCCGGGCCGGATGAGGTTTCCGGACCAGAGCAGGTGTCCGGGGGAGCTGGCGGGCCAACAGCGATCCTGATGCTGAAGACGCGGTCGGTTGATATCAGGATGACGCCCGAGGAGGTCTTCTCCGGGACGGTTGAGCGTCTGAGGGAGGCGGGGTTATTGATCCACAAGACCTGCTGGCTTGAGCCCTACCACCATGATCATGCGGCAATTGTGTGTGGTATCGGGGATCGGTGA
- a CDS encoding DUF1614 domain-containing protein, which translates to MSRYVFFNPFSILMVIILFAALIILIPFLFLGIVGGALTNLGLSWLQAIGLLILILIGSLVNVPVTTIREAAGEPVKRPEGRQFAPSLYENMYRVQPPARVTQIAVNLGGAVIPVLLSAYLLFYALFGIGDLGLAIRSVIGVLVVTIIVHRYARLIPGVGIGTPFFLPPLAALACGILLAGGFGLSAAIIAYTSGTLGTLLGADLLNLRKIGSLGAPVVSIGGAGTFDGIFLSGIIAAFLA; encoded by the coding sequence ATGTCGCGTTATGTCTTCTTCAACCCATTCTCCATTCTGATGGTGATCATCCTCTTTGCTGCCCTCATCATCCTGATACCGTTTCTCTTCCTCGGGATTGTCGGGGGAGCCCTGACAAATCTTGGGCTTTCCTGGCTCCAGGCAATCGGGCTTCTCATCCTGATTCTGATAGGCAGCCTGGTGAATGTCCCGGTGACAACCATCCGTGAGGCGGCCGGTGAACCTGTAAAACGCCCCGAGGGCCGCCAGTTTGCACCATCTCTCTATGAGAACATGTACCGGGTGCAGCCACCTGCACGGGTTACCCAGATTGCGGTGAATCTTGGCGGTGCGGTGATCCCGGTTCTGTTATCGGCATACCTGCTCTTCTATGCCCTTTTTGGCATTGGAGATCTGGGTCTTGCTATCCGTTCTGTCATCGGGGTGCTGGTGGTTACAATCATCGTGCACCGGTATGCCCGCCTGATCCCCGGTGTCGGAATAGGGACACCCTTCTTCCTGCCGCCGCTTGCAGCTCTTGCCTGTGGTATCCTGCTTGCAGGGGGCTTTGGGCTCTCTGCTGCCATCATCGCCTATACAAGCGGCACACTCGGGACGCTCCTTGGAGCAGATCTGCTGAATCTCAGGAAGATTGGATCACTTGGAGCACCTGTTGTATCCATCGGGGGTGCAGGGACGTTTGATGGGATCTTTTTGTCAGGGATTATCGCGGCGTTTCTGGCGTGA
- a CDS encoding type II toxin-antitoxin system RelE family toxin: MIFTLRYSKKAQKAIKNLSATDARRIVGALEDLSEEERPELFVKRLTDSPLYSLRVGVYRVILSISHDQCVILALKLAHRRNVYSNH; this comes from the coding sequence GTGATTTTTACTCTTCGCTATTCGAAAAAAGCTCAAAAGGCTATTAAAAATTTGTCTGCAACGGATGCCCGGCGAATAGTGGGGGCTCTTGAAGATCTTTCAGAAGAGGAAAGGCCGGAATTGTTTGTGAAACGTCTGACTGACTCTCCATTGTATTCTCTCAGGGTTGGTGTATATCGGGTGATTTTGTCAATCAGTCATGATCAATGTGTAATATTAGCATTGAAGCTAGCTCATAGGCGAAATGTCTATAGTAATCATTAA
- a CDS encoding thymidylate synthase, which yields MKIIRAATLGRAHELVIAHILEKGRERLTENGEATLETDEIALRVENPFAEPMASEKSRFRRSFLDCYADDLIKGSDAVFEYDYHSRLFDWGQGLTRAAGNGAEEESQTESHTEINAAIHTDQIHYIIEKLKQEPASRRAVAVTWNPPVDEILDDCPCLQLVQCVMRDGEGGPVLDMKVVFRSNDMLSAAGANMYALARLQQYIADAVGVKPGAYTHISLVPHIYYRRDVADILPFCGEGAHFKPREIVCSACRGCSLARRN from the coding sequence ATGAAGATAATCCGTGCGGCAACCCTTGGCCGTGCACACGAACTCGTAATCGCCCACATCCTTGAGAAAGGGCGGGAGCGGCTGACCGAGAACGGTGAAGCAACACTTGAGACAGACGAGATCGCGCTCCGGGTGGAGAACCCGTTTGCAGAGCCGATGGCAAGTGAGAAGTCGCGGTTTCGGAGATCGTTTCTGGACTGCTATGCTGATGACCTGATCAAAGGATCTGATGCCGTCTTTGAATACGACTACCATTCCCGCCTCTTTGACTGGGGCCAGGGCCTCACCCGTGCAGCAGGGAATGGAGCGGAGGAAGAGAGCCAGACAGAGTCACATACAGAGATTAATGCAGCCATCCACACAGACCAGATACACTATATTATAGAGAAGCTGAAGCAGGAACCGGCAAGCAGGCGGGCAGTCGCCGTCACCTGGAATCCCCCGGTGGATGAAATATTGGATGACTGCCCCTGCCTTCAGCTCGTTCAGTGCGTGATGCGGGATGGGGAGGGCGGCCCAGTCCTTGATATGAAGGTCGTCTTCCGGTCAAACGATATGCTCAGTGCTGCGGGTGCAAATATGTACGCACTCGCACGGCTCCAGCAGTATATTGCAGACGCAGTCGGCGTTAAACCGGGTGCCTATACGCACATCTCGCTTGTCCCGCATATCTACTACCGCCGGGACGTAGCTGATATTTTGCCTTTCTGCGGGGAAGGAGCACACTTTAAACCACGTGAGATCGTCTGTTCTGCATGCAGGGGATGCAGCCTTGCCAGGCGGAACTGA
- a CDS encoding MEMAR_RS02690 family S-layer glycoprotein produces MKNTTKLMVVAMALLLAASLLVLPATAARGDEIRNISDGATIFVWEEDLNLTPINKTGGVVTSLNKYVDDDTSKALVHEIPVDEPDGFDVLESLVDGHYGVYYVETRVGGTGPAAYSETIRIRKPVMTADAVLTESVTSSIDGATIARTSNITFRIDAPLVGPLYKNNDDTQNATAKIEFTTPADGITTRFGGKLFEGIHVNKSQVFTDFVVPSAESAGTYTAVVKWDDVPTSFDNYAPNSNTMTFTLTTKVVSITSNRDSVIRNNNFAVTITGESLKDYYVYIENPADQTAKNPMFRPDQPKVNSSQAALTQMDDYTDPKLTNFKNVSGTGAILETSAAGTRTAEFNTTGSTDAKTYTIRVVDAEDPGKYDTVKVRVEEGDITITADGDRTFYLGEEITFSGTNTDTNKVWLFVTGPNLNRDGAYPYEVTESVDKSDPGTFKEVDVEADDTWEWKFDTQRFNVDAGTYTFYALTEKETRAGLSNVKYDTVSVVVRQGFLSSSVSQSTVAKGDSLFIRGTAQGNPSEVAVWIIGPNMIKSERETVEDDASFEYELKSDSTKDLAAGQYFVVVQHPMGNNKLDVVRTQAAAPTVEDWVDGEHVRIRGTEELTGTNVFKVLGTDRLQGPHAAQALIDLLNNQNVDDTYNRLTFLVQEPWIRVDAISDKYVGSTFTITGTTNLGVDHELLVDIKSSAFEPADKAVTGEFYGDAGTIKVVEGDAGYNTWSFEVDATAFKPDEYIVIVESIEADTTTTANFNVLEGVPATPTPEPVDPTPTPEPTPVEPTPVPTPEAPGFGALVAIAGLGAVAFLVLRRD; encoded by the coding sequence ATGAAAAACACAACGAAGTTGATGGTTGTTGCCATGGCACTCCTGCTTGCCGCTTCACTGCTGGTTCTCCCGGCAACAGCGGCACGTGGGGATGAAATCAGAAATATTTCGGATGGCGCCACCATCTTTGTTTGGGAAGAAGATCTCAATCTGACTCCCATTAATAAAACTGGAGGAGTAGTAACATCGCTCAACAAATATGTTGATGATGACACATCCAAAGCACTTGTCCATGAAATCCCTGTAGATGAACCAGATGGTTTCGATGTTCTTGAATCACTTGTAGATGGGCATTATGGCGTTTACTATGTAGAGACGCGTGTGGGTGGTACTGGTCCAGCCGCTTATTCAGAAACCATCAGAATCCGCAAGCCCGTAATGACTGCGGATGCGGTTTTAACTGAGTCTGTAACAAGTTCTATAGATGGTGCTACAATTGCAAGAACTTCTAATATTACGTTCAGAATTGATGCGCCACTAGTTGGTCCATTATACAAAAACAATGATGACACTCAGAATGCAACCGCAAAAATTGAGTTTACAACACCTGCCGATGGTATAACCACAAGATTTGGTGGTAAACTATTTGAGGGCATTCATGTGAACAAATCACAGGTTTTCACTGATTTCGTCGTTCCTTCGGCTGAGAGTGCAGGTACATACACTGCTGTTGTGAAATGGGATGATGTGCCAACGAGCTTTGACAACTACGCACCCAACTCAAACACAATGACGTTCACACTCACTACCAAGGTAGTATCCATAACGTCAAATCGTGACTCTGTTATCCGAAACAACAATTTTGCCGTGACAATCACTGGCGAGTCACTGAAAGACTACTATGTTTACATCGAGAATCCAGCTGATCAGACTGCAAAGAACCCAATGTTCCGTCCAGATCAGCCTAAAGTGAACTCCAGTCAAGCGGCCTTAACTCAGATGGATGACTATACTGATCCAAAACTGACTAACTTCAAGAATGTATCTGGCACTGGTGCAATCCTTGAAACAAGCGCTGCTGGAACACGCACTGCTGAATTCAACACAACCGGATCAACAGACGCCAAGACTTACACTATCCGTGTTGTCGATGCTGAAGACCCTGGTAAGTATGACACCGTCAAAGTAAGGGTTGAAGAGGGTGACATCACCATCACAGCAGACGGTGACCGAACCTTCTACCTTGGTGAAGAGATTACGTTCTCTGGAACAAACACAGATACTAATAAAGTCTGGCTCTTTGTAACCGGACCCAACCTAAACAGGGATGGTGCCTATCCGTACGAGGTGACTGAGTCGGTTGATAAATCTGATCCAGGTACTTTTAAGGAAGTAGATGTTGAAGCTGATGATACCTGGGAGTGGAAATTTGACACTCAGCGGTTCAATGTCGATGCTGGAACATACACCTTCTATGCACTGACTGAAAAGGAAACCCGGGCAGGACTCTCCAATGTGAAGTACGATACCGTATCTGTCGTTGTCCGTCAGGGCTTCCTCTCATCCAGTGTATCACAGTCAACTGTTGCAAAGGGTGACTCACTCTTTATCCGCGGAACTGCCCAGGGCAACCCAAGTGAGGTTGCTGTCTGGATCATCGGTCCAAACATGATAAAGAGCGAAAGAGAAACTGTTGAAGATGATGCATCCTTTGAGTATGAACTGAAGAGTGACTCTACAAAGGATCTCGCTGCAGGCCAGTACTTCGTGGTTGTCCAGCACCCAATGGGCAATAACAAACTGGATGTTGTCCGAACTCAGGCTGCTGCTCCAACAGTTGAAGATTGGGTTGATGGTGAGCATGTCCGTATCAGAGGTACAGAAGAACTGACTGGAACAAATGTCTTCAAGGTACTTGGAACAGACCGTCTCCAGGGACCACACGCTGCCCAGGCACTCATTGACCTCCTGAACAACCAGAATGTCGATGACACCTACAACAGGCTGACCTTCCTGGTTCAGGAACCCTGGATCAGAGTTGACGCAATCAGCGACAAGTATGTCGGCAGCACGTTCACCATCACCGGAACAACCAACCTCGGTGTTGACCACGAACTGCTTGTTGACATTAAGTCATCTGCGTTCGAGCCAGCCGACAAGGCTGTAACCGGTGAATTCTACGGAGACGCTGGTACCATCAAGGTCGTCGAGGGTGACGCAGGCTACAACACCTGGTCATTCGAAGTCGATGCAACCGCATTCAAGCCTGATGAGTACATCGTCATCGTTGAATCCATTGAAGCAGACACAACCACAACCGCAAACTTCAACGTCCTTGAGGGCGTTCCGGCAACACCGACACCGGAGCCGGTAGACCCAACACCGACACCGGAGCCAACCCCGGTTGAGCCAACCCCGGTGCCAACACCTGAAGCCCCAGGATTTGGAGCACTTGTTGCGATTGCTGGTCTTGGTGCGGTAGCGTTCCTCGTTCTTCGCAGGGACTAA
- a CDS encoding type II toxin-antitoxin system HicA family toxin — translation MFLYLKIDGYELVGIRGSHHYLHHEKRGILITVPVHSGKILAPKTLQTILSQAGISREQFQQLL, via the coding sequence CTGTTCCTATATCTTAAAATAGATGGGTATGAACTCGTTGGCATCCGGGGAAGCCATCATTATCTCCATCATGAAAAACGTGGAATTCTGATCACAGTCCCGGTTCACTCCGGAAAGATTCTTGCACCAAAGACACTTCAGACAATATTGTCTCAGGCCGGTATTTCCAGGGAACAGTTTCAGCAACTACTCTGA
- a CDS encoding type II toxin-antitoxin system HicB family antitoxin, with the protein MPETHLRYTVLMEKNEDGGYTVSVPLLPGCISEGSTWEEALRHIEEAIAGYIEVAGKLGRPIPVEVTVPIS; encoded by the coding sequence ATGCCAGAGACACATCTTCGCTATACCGTACTCATGGAAAAGAATGAAGACGGAGGATATACAGTTTCAGTACCCCTCCTTCCGGGATGCATTAGTGAGGGATCAACCTGGGAAGAGGCATTACGTCATATCGAAGAGGCAATAGCAGGCTACATTGAAGTTGCCGGGAAGCTTGGCAGACCAATTCCTGTTGAAGTAACTGTTCCTATATCTTAA